The DNA sequence tcgaacgctCATAAGACGTATTTACCTGTAGTCAGAGAGCCGGACAATGTTTAGTGACAGACTTACGACACGATTTTTGACCACTTAAATCTGCACTGACACGAAAAACGGGTGTCTGTTAAGTTGTAGTGTGTGCTATTACGTGGCAGACAACCTTTTTCCGTGTTAGTGCAGATTTAAtggtcaaaacttgtgtcaCGATTTTGTCACTAAATATCTACTGGATCTTGGACTACTAACACGGCAGCATGGTCAACCCGTAAGAAAATTAATCGGagaaccctgctaaaaatggtgagtacaaatgattagaaaatcaaagtcacatgaatagaatttcaattcatatgaatagaatttcaactcatatgaatataatttcaaattatatgaatagaatttaactcatatgagcagaatttctctattcacttttcgccgactcatatgactagagatttcaactcacatgagttcagcgttgaatctaccgtgtccgatatctcagaaactagtcaccgcatcaaaaaaattataagaacaaaatgttcttatttttcaaatttacataacatgtcggtgtctcctggtcaaaaacaccactcctgaaaaatgaaaaaaattgaattcatatgatttgaacttttctactattatgagtagaatattctagtgatatgagtaggatttctactcatataagtaggaaaTTCTACACATGTGAgttggcgaattctgaatagcctactcatcatttttagcagggaatcAGCTAAACGAACCTGTAACAACACATTTGTGCACGAACGGGGAGTTGACACTAAACGCGAAGATATCCCGAAAAAGCCGTATCACACCCTTCAGCTCTTTCTCCTTCTCCATGAGCTCCCAGTAGGAGCTGATGATCGGTGTATCGTAGTCATCGATTAGGAGGACGACGTTCTTGTTCCAACGTTTGTGAAGGAGCGTGATGAGGAAACTGATTCCGCTGCGCACGTCGTGTTCCGTGAGATCGGCCACGAGGTATCTCTCGAAGCGAGCTTTTTCTTCGCCGTGGAGGAAGAAGTGTAAGTACCCGTGGGTTCGGAAAAGTTGCATCAGTGTCACTTTGAGTACGTTGAGAATGCGGGCGTAGCCGTAGCCTTTGATCGGCTTGAAGCTCACGGAGATCACTGGGTACTTGCCCATGTGCTTCATCGCCTGAAATTAttataaaatgtgtatttttgcactgaaaaaaaaaaaaaaaacacattggatcttgagtccagactcttaaaacattgacaagaaaaaggacccttGATTCAGACCAGGAAATGTTTTTAGTCTCGACTAATGTCTTATCATTTCGACAGAATGGTTTACTCTGTCGAAACGGATTCGATGTATTTATTTCGACGTTTCCTCcacgaaataacgtaactgTATTTCAGTGTTGCCCAATGTCCtctcgaaaattgcattttaaccagaagAATCTGGGGCatttctgaatgaaaatttcactgaattttcctctaatcttttgcaaaaatctgtaaaattttcgacGAAGATCGCACAagtatattattttaaaaattcgaattgTTGGACTCGATTTAGCAACCTTAGGATAgagatacactgggaaaaaaacacattggatcttgagtacagactcttaaaaacattgacaagaaaaaggactcttgattcaagcagatttaagctgaaatcaaaaggaaatccgctcaaattaagaggcttggttcttgatttaagcttaaatcggattgaatcaacagtattttttcttgtcgatgttttcaagagtctggactctagatcaaatgtgttttttctagtGTGGTTTTGACAGgggttaaaagaaaattttctgatctCAAATGTGAAATGATCAAGACACGATTCGTTACTAGCCCTCTAAAAGTCTCCCAATGCCCATGTCCATCGAAataattatcaaatttttagCAGTTTCGAACGGCATACCGCGCTCGTGCTGTGCTGTGAACTCAAGGAAGTTTAAAACGCCTTCTATTCCGCCTGTAGGCAACACAGGCATCCGTAGAGCACTAATAGTTGCATCAATGTTTTCTCTCACCATACCCGTGCGCTGACGGATAAACCACGTCTACTAATTGAAACAATATTgctattgtttttttcttcgccTCATGGTTGCTTGTTGCTTATTTTGCTGTATCGTAAATATGAAACTCTGGCCGTtgaaattaaatacattttttggatgGTAGAACTGCAGAAATGAAAATCTTGGGTTGCGAAAAATTTACGGAATACGCATTgtaatttatttcttattttgtattttttgaagCCGAGCCTTGAGTACaaacattttttgcaattatttttaatttatttttcaaaggagaccGAACCAATATCGTGGCTTGAAATCTCGCAAGATATTCTTGTGGAGCTGTAAAAAGAGCGACCGTATGAATACGGCCTTCATTGCATTGTCGGAAACACGGGAGCAGTGGCGAAgcctgaatgatcgattatcgatgttttcccatttgaagttgtaGTAAAgcatcaattattaaggtgctcgttgcaaacaccctgtttatcgatcattttccacatgtttaaatggttgatcaatcgatatatcgtacacagaaaaaagtatatggtgctgacgacagaaccttctgttcacaaggctcctgcagtttctttgttacacttacagaatttttccgttgttagaacagaacttcggtcgtgggaacagggtactctgtcctcataacggaagcttctgtgactgttacaaaataagtgcaggagccctgtgaacagaactatttatTCAATGTAAAACACACCATGTCACTACACGAGAGCCTTTACCTTGGAGTGATTGGTGATCTTAAGGGCCTTGAAGACATGCCTGCCATCGACTCCGAGGTCCACGGCACCGCCTTGGAAAAGACGATAGTTGATGCGGGCCTCCTCAGCGATAGGTGCCCCGTCGGAGCTGATCTCGGTTTCGAAGAAGCGTCTGAGCATGGCCATGTTGGTGGTCTTGCCCCAGTTGCGGGGTCGGACAACGACGACGACTTTGGCCAACTCCTCCAAGACGTCTCTGATGAAGAGGCTCTTGTCCACAAACACGTCGCTCCACAGGAGCATCTCCTTGAAGTCCTCGAAGCCCGAGCGGACCCGTGTTCCTGACCTCGAGCTCGTAAAATTTCCACTTACCACCAGATCTGGAATACCGTTCATACTCTGTTTTTACATCAGTAGTTCCTCAGTCCTCACTCCTCCAcaaaacgccgcgccgcgcgccttATGACTTAtcgtgatacgactatttcacCACTCAGGAGCCGGTGTAGTATACTCTCTTCTTTGAAGGCGATTTCGGTTCCCTAAGTCGAAACTGTCAAGCATTACAATATCTAATACGGCATCTTCGAATTGCACGTAGgtcctttttcaaaaatctcataTTGTCTATCACTTTCCCTTTGGACCGAGTTCGAATCGGTTCATTTTGATCATGGAAACAGAATATAAAATGTACAGATAGTTATTTTATACTCAATTATATACcattttttggcgcgtatacgtagtataccgcctttgcgatcgtttcgaccccccccccccctcgatacaataaccgagtcccctagttccttaccgaaaagtgactaccgcgaacttctgagattttccaaagcgtgtaaaaagtttactaatccgtcaataataatgattaaaatttgtttctcattctggggctcgctagtttatgtgtaatgaataccaagagtctacgtttcttggttttttttaaaaaaaccttagaatggggcgcgctgatttaaaatatgcatatataagcggaagcaagcgaactgattcgaggatggctgaccagttcggcactccttgaatgagaatttcactcactccgttttgttcacaacgttgctttgacatatctccacaacactgttatccttttcaaaagttggtactccttgctctgatagccggggccaccaggatagtggtaagtgcaatctgtgataagcctcgagactcattagaccatttgctaaacgtggctcatacaggagtccactaagccctctcgtccccacgctcctgatcactgcgtcggcgtcacgaagaacaatgggccttgggtcccaacgcggccgatacccgtaccccaattactcacgcttcattaaccatttcaccgtcacgctaggattcatccaattttcaaaaaaaattgtttcgcatgtatttagcaattttttccttactctccgttaaaacacaaataaaaagagacctcattcataaaaatcggccgaatagaagcagagaagttacagtaatcgaaatccgaagaaatcaacaaaacctcgactcctcgatacgaaaaataaaatgaaggggaaaaaaagaaagtataaattacaattaaatataattgacctcaaaatttgacaaacaattcatttatatacctaacgctgaaaaaactgggagaaattacaaaaaatttgcctcttgcaaggggcttctttgtaagaattttgacctgaagacaacggtcgaataacagcagtactccatacaatacacggtgtgcctgaacgagttaaacatttttcatacgtccaaatcgaaaaatctttatatttttaactacaatgtttcttgaatcgtttaagcaaaaaaaaaaaaaaaaaaaattccgtcgagattctggaacgcaaaggcgctttaaaagtattctggggctataatagctaaatcaccggtagtaaattcgttatattattaaaaagaaattgactccatagtttaattccttagtttcttgaatacgattattttaagcacttaaacatttataccaccaattttagccatggggtgatttcctgagagccgataatatcacgaatttctcatagaacccctcaacagtggcttgcttttttggcagccgattcggccatcgaaccggagtttaaatggaagctgataataacccaaagctctgagaaaaattttgagatgagtataagaacggtttgttgtaagtagcgaggagaggcgggcaaagcggctaaaatcctatctaatttttacagtttttctgttgaattaatgttgccgcgggcttctgactgtccacacatagttctgttcagcatatcgatacataagtatttacattttacatacgtagaatctaattttcacgtcggggagttgacatattttgattttttcgattttatacggaaaattgatggtttttcgggattgaaattattattgtttcatgaaaataaatgcaccaaaatgactatagcatattgattcttacacatttgcactcacaaaattggttggtaaattcaacgagtgggtgcatcgacctggtatatcaagtttctgcaattttttacggcaaatcagtagattttcgggatgtagattgcttactttcaattcatgaatgaataaagcaacgacatggttgaacttctttgcatggaaagacgtttaaaataacaaaaatcaagacgtatttaatgcaattgcatttatatcgagtcaatttcttttcaataatataacgggatttttactaccggtgatttgggtattttagccccaaaatacctttaaatcgactttatcttctaggagttcgacagaatttttcctttcttcgcttaaattattccgtagcacttttcttcaagaatctgataagattttgcttgaggcagatcaaaaaacttaaattcgatcgaatagctttctactttcacaatacacggtctcgtcaaggtgcgtctttgacctcgcagtgttggatcgtgaattctctttttatgctgtttgcctattttgaaatctctgtaaatgaaaactaaaggggttgatatgtgcgagttaatgacgcgccttatcaacacattgtgttggagttcactgcttgttttataCTCTGTTTACGTGATCAAAATGAACCGATTCGAACTCGGTACAAAGGGAAAGTGATAGACAATATGAGATTCTTGAAAAAGGACCTAAGTGCAAAAGGACCGAGTTCGAATCGGTTCATTTTGATcatcaggctcggactggccataaggcaatctgccattggcagatacgcccccttcgcgccgaaaacgcgcccctctggcagatagcaaaataagaagaaaaaaaattacgaccgagaatatgtgagaaaaatttcttaaatgaacgaaagaagagagagttaggagtaaagaaaggtgctttaacgcatgatagtggtaaacggaggtccaagaactacttgcTGAAGCGTagacaattttctgtgaaattttcacctcctccttgacatacaggcgctttatcatccacttccttcattcgctatgtgcaactcccttagaagcgatggtcggttcgatttttagacatacgcatcctttatagacctcttaagagacctttaaacatatttcctccttttcaaataaCTATTGATTtagacataccatagcatagctcAGGCAAACTTAatcttaatttatctcgaaattcaaaaataagagacatctaaaatgtaaacgcgatacaactattcgcgcaagatggatgtccacattgcatatgaaaaatgtaagacgtgatgccgtgagtcgtgaacacgcaatgctctgctctagtttgaagcaacattacaaataagacaaacggaaacaaacacaatatggaaaaagagggaaggaaaggatgcgtgtttacgacggcgcagagaaacaactattcgtgcttgatggacgtccgtgctgcatctgaaaaattgaaggcgcgatgacgcgaagtgtgagctctcaatgctgtgcttcacgttcaatttttgcaatttttactccatGCGATCAATagactttgaacctgaaaatagcgtaaaacttgtgctgatttgccaaaattttctgaaccccactccacgtagggaatgccctaccaggaaatatcacattacgccccttaaaccagccaagggtctacgccctcaaatgcgagccagtccgaccctgttgATCATGGAAACAGAATATAAAATGTACAGATAGTTATTTTATACTCAATTATGTACAATTATTTTATACTCTTGTTTCCATGATCAAAATGAACCGATtcgaactcggtccaaatggaAAAGCGACAGACAGTATGAGATTCCTAAAAAAGGACCTACGTGTAATAGTATGAGATTCGAAGAGGCCGTATTAGATATTGTGTTGCTTGACAGTTTAGACTTACGGAACCGAAATCGCCTTCAAAGAAGAGGGTATACTACACCGGCTCCCGAGTGGTAAAATAGTCGCATCATGATGAATCATAAGGCGCGCGGCGTTGCGTCGTCGAGCGAGGAGTGAGGGAGAACTTTATGAATGCattctcattttctccctttattTTCATCTCCTCTTTTCCCTTTTCAGTTTTCCACCCCAGTATTTCGTCTCTGTTATAATGACACCTGGTGAAACCGTTGATGCGCCACCCTTAATCTTGCCCTGTGCAGAAAAGTTTTAGGAACTCCAGCTCTCGAAGTCGAGGGCATCCAAGAGTGGATTTTTTGTAACGTTATGTAGTTTTCGTgtatactggaaaaaagtattttggatcctgagtccagactcttgaaaaatttgacaagaaaaaatactctcgattcgatcggatttttgcttaaatcaaaaggaaacccgcttGAATAAAGAggtttggctctcgattcaagcaaaaatccgattgaatcaatgtatttttccttgtcaaaagtttttaagagtccagactttggatccaagagactttttcccAGTTTATTCAAAGAACACGAAGGAGGTGTGAAATCGAAACTTACCATGAATTCCTGAAATTAGGACGATTAAACTTATTTTCAGCACCATATTGAGCTCTTTCAAGTATATCCCTTCTATACTGTTTTTGGGTCACtcttaataattttcaaagtcaAAAACGCACACTTTTTGTCTCTACTCATTCCACTAGAGTCACGAGATTAAAAAACTGCAATAAAACTATAGTTTCACCCAGGTGTTAGCTgcacagatattttaaattttaccgcCCTTTCTTTCGAGAGATTTGATGGGGTGAGTCTCATTTTGACCGATTTTAACCTCCTCTTAGTCTCTTGGGATTCTTCCCACCGGAGTAAAGAGTAACTACAGATGAAAGATTATTTTATTCAGGTTCACTCTGTTTTATAATGGACAGCAGCACAGCGGgtcaattttaaaatcgtcATCGAATGaccgataaatcgattgatcgatgAATCTCTATTTTTGCAATGATATTAATCGATCAGCAATCGAGTGGAGTTTTAATTGCTTCGGTGTATTTTTCTTATATAATTCAGCAGCTCTTCGAGGGAAAAAAAGACTTAATTGTATTTTGAGATGGGTATTACTGCTCCCTCATTTTCACGTTCTCCAAGGTGCAAGTAAAATTGAGTCACGTCGTTCTTCTCGAATGACAAACTCCTCGAATTGAGGACTAGATGAACGACGAATTAATCACCGGTGTCTTTTGATCATTGGGGCGATTAGTGAGCTTCTCAAAGGCTGCAACAGTCGCGCATTTATAATCGTCCCCCGCTCGGCCGCCACGTTGTGctaaaaaatcagtgattttctcaaaaggacCAGGATAGAGAGAGTATAGATGTCAAAGGAAAATAgacaaatcaggcattttatcaaatattaTTACAacaatattcttacttagagtgaaattttaatcttttaccctaattttagacaaaataattcgttgctcctctaataaagaattctctgtaaaaatatacaGCATAcgatagtattttaaacgatttcaaGATCCTCATTTGAAGAAATAACGAAAGGGTCCCTCGCGatttaccgttagttagtctaacaCTCACCTCCTTTATCCAAatcaaccacctgcttccacacggagaaaaaaacctcgtgcatgggacccgaagtttaggtcatatggatctctgaagttttcggattgagcatctggacactttaggtccagctgctgaggtttggatcacacatctgaaacttcagttcttacatctgaggtacttcagttgtgagaaccgaagtttttcggatgtgaaaatcgAAGTACCTCAGAtttgagaactgaagtttcagatgtgtgatccaaacctcagcagctggacctaaagtgttcagatgctcaatccgaaaacttcagagatccatatgacctaaacttcgggtcccacgcacgaagtttttttctccgtgcaccaatagaatcgctcctaGGATTTTttgctgtgtctatcaatttcaataattagcccgcagcGCGTTGTATTATCACCGATGCGGTTAATGTCTGATCTTGGCGGTTTTAGCGaggctccaatttttcagccctAAGAATTGGTCAGTATAGTCCAATAAAGATTTGGTCCATActcccaagaaaagaaaaactgaccAAAAATATTACGAACCGCACTTTATATTACTTTAGCCTCCGCTTTCCATTTTGACACGAAATAttgattactttttcttactgtgcaAAATTTTGCGATGGACTCGTTCAAACTGCTCCAAGCAATCTGTACTgggacaaaaaacacattggatcttgagtccagattcttaaaaacaccgacaagaaaaaatactcttgattcaatcagatttaagcttaaatcaagaaccaagcctcttaatttgagcggatttccttttgatttaagcttcaatctgattcaatcaagagtcctttttcttgtcgatattttcaagagtctggactcagatccaatgtgtttttttttccagtgtgacaaCATTGTCCCCTATCTTTTCCTTCCCGATTTTCCTTTTCTGGTGGAAGCGTCTCGTCCGAGAAAGGTTGCCGGGAAATTATGCTCGACATCTTCGCTCAACCTGACTGGGATCGTCCGATGATAAAACGCCTGCCGCCAACCTTTGATCGGGGCCTTTGTCGTATAATTAACGCCTTTGGAATAAGGTCATTGGCGTGTCGTGCCTAGCAATGAACccattgatctaccatttaaaacCAAAGGGGaagcatcgattattaaagtataCCTAATTTATCGATTCTAAgaaagaggagatttaattaaaatatgggtaagcAAGGctgaaaaatgattaaaacactaaaaggcaggacgtttcgagctgttaccagctcattttcagctgcaaaaacacataaaaacaagtaaaaaattgagtggcgacctgaccccagccgttatcacgtaaccactctgGGCGTTCTGGTGGCAtctggttacgtgataacggctggggtcaggtcgccactcaattttttacttgtttttatgtgtttttgcagcagaaaatgagctggtaacagctcgaaacgtcctgccttttagtgttttaatcatttttcagccttgtttacgcatattttaattaaatctcctctttcTTCGTATGTTCGGGCTTGTGCTTTATCGATTCCTTAGTATAGCTTCGGATGGGATAATTATCGATGGCAGTTAATGATTCGCCTCACCACTGGACAGGGCGTCAGTGTATAGCGCAGAATTTCTGGGATA is a window from the Bemisia tabaci chromosome 10, PGI_BMITA_v3 genome containing:
- the LOC109033251 gene encoding uncharacterized protein in vnfD 5'region; this translates as MVLKISLIVLISGIHDLVVSGNFTSSRSGTRVRSGFEDFKEMLLWSDVFVDKSLFIRDVLEELAKVVVVVRPRNWGKTTNMAMLRRFFETEISSDGAPIAEEARINYRLFQGGAVDLGVDGRHVFKALKITNHSKAMKHMGKYPVISVSFKPIKGYGYARILNVLKVTLMQLFRTHGYLHFFLHGEEKARFERYLVADLTEHDVRSGISFLITLLHKRWNKNVVLLIDDYDTPIISSYWELMEKEKELKGVIRLFRDIFAFSVNSPFVHKCVVTGLVLFEQANPFKRANVSVAQYSLHSEKFTEHFGFTEPEVDELLARCPTSMPAAEIKHYYNGFAWGKHNLFNPHSIMKCLVHDGQLDQYWLDSASSLTIDVRVSKGPMVEDLHHLQNKGLIVDRIYEEINFMEIFGGFRDMWYSLLVMAGYLDFAEDVDETGEYCHLVWIPNQEIKDKFVPKVFKWWLMNDGDCMISINM